The genomic region TTTGGATTTTTAGTACTACTAATCGTCATTACAGTTCCTTATACGATTAACCACGGGGATTTTTTTCAAAATGAATCTGAATTGATTATTGTAAGTCTTCTTGTAACCTCGCTGAGTGTTACTTATGCTAGAAAGTTTGAAATGGTTTCTTTTGGGATGTTAAGCAAGAAACAACTTTTGCTTTTCATTGCAATCTTTTTTCTAAGCGTTCTTGAGACGCTAGTTTATATTCATTTCTTCGCTGTTTCTTCTGGCGCAGGAGTTCAACACTTGGCGGAAGTCAGCAGAGGAATTTCCCTGTCTTTGATTTTGACTTCCTCAGTTTTTGGACCCATCCAGGAGGAACTCATTTTCAGAGGACTTCTTCAAGGTGCGGTTTTTGACAATTCTTGGTTAGGGATTGTACTGACTTCCTCTCTCTTTTCTTTTATGCATGGACCTTCTAATGTCCCTTCGTTTATTTTTTATCTACTTGGGGGCTTGTTACTGGGCTTTGCTTATAAAAAGAGCCAAAACCTATGGGTTTCTACTCTAGTTCACATGTTTTACAATGCTTGGCCACTCTTATATTATTTATAAAAATTATGAAAGGTAAGTAGAAGACGGTGCTTACCTTTTTCTTTCTATAATGATACCCAAGCCACCCCAGAGGCTTTTCTTTGAGAATCGGGCGTGGAGCGGTTGACGAATAGGCCAAAAACTAGTAGAATAGTAAGGAAACTTTATACGGAGGAAAGAAATGGATTTGGGTGATAATGAGCTAACACTGACTCCCATACCTGGGAAAAGTGGCAAGGCTTATATGGGTAGCTATCCTGATGGGAAGCGTATCTTTGTAAAAATGAACACCTCTCCAATCCTACCTGGTCTAGCTAGAGAACAAATTGCTCCACAATTATTATGGAGTCGCCGTTTGGCAGATGGGCGTGATATGTGTGCTCAAGAATGGTTGACAGGCAAAATATTGACCCCTTATGATATGAATCGTAAACAAATCGTCAATATTTTAACCCGTCTTCATCGCTCACGTCCGTTGATGACACAGTTGAGTCGGTTGGGATATGCCATGGAAACACCTGTAGATTTACTACAGTCTTGGCAGGAAACGGCTCCAGATGCTTTGCGTAAAAATCATTTTATCAGTGAAGTGATGGCTGATTTACGTCAGACTATTCCAGGATTTAGAGAGGATCATGCGACTATTGTCCATGGAGATGTACGACATAGTAATTGGATTGAGACAGACAGTGGCTTGATTTATTTGGTAGATTGGGATTCGGTTCGCTTGACCGACCGCATGTTTGATGTGGCCCATATGCTCTGCCATTATATTCCAGAACATCAGTGGAAGGAATGGTTGACCTACTACGGTTACAAGTACAATCAAACGGTATTAAATAAATTGTATTGGTACGGTCAATTGTCTTATTTGAGCCAGATTTCCAAGTATTATATGAACCAAGATTTAGAAAATGTCAATCGGGAGATTCATGGCCTGCGTCACTTCCGAGACAAGTATGGAAAGAGAAGATGAGAGTTAGAAATCGTAAAGGGGCGACAGAATTACTAGAGGCAAATCCCCAGTATGTGGTCCTCAATCCCTTGGGAGCCAAGGGAAAATGGCGGGACCTGTTTGGCAATGACAATCCCATTCATGTGGAAGTTGGAAGTGGAAAGGGTGCCTTTGTTTCAGGTATGGCCAAGCAAAATCCTGACATCAACTATATCGGGATTGATATTCAAAAGTCTGTTTTGAGCTACGCTTTGGACAAGGTGCTTGAAGTTGGAGTGCCTAACATTAAGCTCTTGTGGGTAGATGGTTCTGACTTGACTGACTACTTTGAAGACGGTGAGATTGATCGTTTGTATCTGAACTTTTCAGATCCTTGGCCTAAAAAACGCCATGAAAAGCGTCGTTTGACCTACAAAACCTTCTTGGATACCTTCAAACGTATCTTGCCTGAAAATGGAGAAATTCATTTCAAGACGGATAATCGTGGCTTGTTTGAGTACAGTTTAGTGAGCTTTTCTCAGTATGGCATGAAGCTCAATGGTGTCTGGCTTGATTTACATGCCAGTGATTTTGAAGGCAATGTCATGACAGAATACGAGCAAAAATTCTCCAACAAGGGGCAAGTTATCTACCGTGTTGAGGCAGAATTTTAAGAAATAGCCTGAAATCAGGCTGTATAAGTGCTTTTGCTTTACATAAGTTGGCAAACGTGCTATACTAAGAGTAAGAATATGAGAAAGTGAGGCGGGGAAATATCTTCGCCTCTTGCTTATGAGGAGGTGGACGCAATCGCAACAATCGTAGAATTAGTCAGAGAAGTTGTAGAACCTGTCATCCAAGCACCTTTCGAACTCGTGGATATCGAGTATGGAAAGATTGGCAGTGACATGATTCTCAGTATTTTTGTAGATAAACCTGAAGGAATTACCTTGAACGACACGGCAGATTTGACAGAAATAATCAGTCCTGTCCTAGACACTATCAAGCCGGATCCCTTCCCAGAACAATATTTCCTAGAAATCACCAGTCCAGGTTTGGAACGTCCTTTGAAAACCAAGGATGCAGTCGCTGGAGCTGTTGGGAAATACATCCATGTCGGGCTCTACCAAGCCATCGATAAGCAAAAAGTCTTTGAAGGAACCTTGTTGGCCTTTGAAGAGGACGAGTTGACCATGGAATATATGGACAAGACGCGTAAGAAAACTGTCCAAATTCCATACAGTTTAGTATCAAAAGCACGTTTAGCAGTTAAATTATAGAAAAAGAAAGGATAGCTTTTGAGGATTCAAAAGTGAAGAAAACATGAGTAAAGAAATGCTAGAGGCCTTCCGCATTTTGGAAGAAGACAAGGGAATCAAAAAAGAAGATATCATCGACGCAGTAGTAGAGTCGCTTCGTTCCGCTTATCGCAGACGCTATGGTCAATCAGACAGCGTAGCTATTGACTTTAACGAAAAAACAGGTGACTTTACCGTTTATACTGTCCGTGAAGTGGTTGATGAAGTATTTGATAGCCGTTTGGAAATCAGCTTGAAAGATGCTCTTGCCATTAATTCAGCCTATGAACTTGGTGACAAAATCAAGTTTGAAGAAGCACCTGCTGAGTTTGGTCGTGTAGCAGCCCAATCTGCCAAACAAACCATCATGGAAAAAATGCGCAAGCAAACACGTGCCATCACTTACAATACTTACAAAGAGCATGAGCAAGAAATCATGTCTGGTACAGTAGAACGCTTTGACAACCGCTTTATCTATGTCAACCTCGGTAGCATCGAAGCCCAATTGTCAAAACAAGACCAAATTCCTGGAGAAGTTTTTGCTTCTCATGATCGTATTGAAGTTTATGTCTACAAGGTTGAAGACAACCCTCGCGGTGTCAACGTCTTTGTTAGCCGTAGCCATCCAGAAATGATCAAACGCTTGATGGAGCAAGAAATTCCAGAAGTTTATGACGGAACGGTTGAAATCATGAGCGTAGCTCGTGAAGCTGGTGACCGTACTAAGGTTGCCGTTCGCAGTCATAATCCAAACGTGGACGCTATCGGAACAATCGTTGGACGTGGTGGAGCTAACATCAAGAAAATCACTAGCAAATTCCACCCAGCTCGCTACGATGCCAAGAGCGACCGTATGGTCCCAATCGAAGAAAATATCGACGTTAT from Streptococcus mitis NCTC 12261 harbors:
- a CDS encoding CPBP family intramembrane glutamic endopeptidase; this encodes MEFFDKFHAFCFGFLVLLIVITVPYTINHGDFFQNESELIIVSLLVTSLSVTYARKFEMVSFGMLSKKQLLLFIAIFFLSVLETLVYIHFFAVSSGAGVQHLAEVSRGISLSLILTSSVFGPIQEELIFRGLLQGAVFDNSWLGIVLTSSLFSFMHGPSNVPSFIFYLLGGLLLGFAYKKSQNLWVSTLVHMFYNAWPLLYYL
- the ccrZ gene encoding cell cycle regulator CcrZ; amino-acid sequence: MDLGDNELTLTPIPGKSGKAYMGSYPDGKRIFVKMNTSPILPGLAREQIAPQLLWSRRLADGRDMCAQEWLTGKILTPYDMNRKQIVNILTRLHRSRPLMTQLSRLGYAMETPVDLLQSWQETAPDALRKNHFISEVMADLRQTIPGFREDHATIVHGDVRHSNWIETDSGLIYLVDWDSVRLTDRMFDVAHMLCHYIPEHQWKEWLTYYGYKYNQTVLNKLYWYGQLSYLSQISKYYMNQDLENVNREIHGLRHFRDKYGKRR
- the trmB gene encoding tRNA (guanosine(46)-N7)-methyltransferase TrmB gives rise to the protein MRVRNRKGATELLEANPQYVVLNPLGAKGKWRDLFGNDNPIHVEVGSGKGAFVSGMAKQNPDINYIGIDIQKSVLSYALDKVLEVGVPNIKLLWVDGSDLTDYFEDGEIDRLYLNFSDPWPKKRHEKRRLTYKTFLDTFKRILPENGEIHFKTDNRGLFEYSLVSFSQYGMKLNGVWLDLHASDFEGNVMTEYEQKFSNKGQVIYRVEAEF
- the nusA gene encoding transcription termination factor NusA, which encodes MSKEMLEAFRILEEDKGIKKEDIIDAVVESLRSAYRRRYGQSDSVAIDFNEKTGDFTVYTVREVVDEVFDSRLEISLKDALAINSAYELGDKIKFEEAPAEFGRVAAQSAKQTIMEKMRKQTRAITYNTYKEHEQEIMSGTVERFDNRFIYVNLGSIEAQLSKQDQIPGEVFASHDRIEVYVYKVEDNPRGVNVFVSRSHPEMIKRLMEQEIPEVYDGTVEIMSVAREAGDRTKVAVRSHNPNVDAIGTIVGRGGANIKKITSKFHPARYDAKSDRMVPIEENIDVIEWVADPAEFIYNAIAPAEVDQVIFDENDSKRALVVVPDNKLSLAIGRRGQNVRLAAHLTGYRIDIKSASEFEAMEEAGSVDLEAENDTVEE
- the rimP gene encoding ribosome maturation factor RimP, yielding MDAIATIVELVREVVEPVIQAPFELVDIEYGKIGSDMILSIFVDKPEGITLNDTADLTEIISPVLDTIKPDPFPEQYFLEITSPGLERPLKTKDAVAGAVGKYIHVGLYQAIDKQKVFEGTLLAFEEDELTMEYMDKTRKKTVQIPYSLVSKARLAVKL